The DNA window GAAGAATTAGTTCAAGAAGCTTTAGGTCAATATTTAGCACGAATCAAGACTGCTTTTGCTCCAGCCTCAATAGATTTAGAAGCTTCCAATATTGAAATTCAAAAAGAGTTATCAATTTTAAAGCAAAAAGTTCAGTCCTTAGAACAGTTATTAAATCAAGTCGCTAAACTAGAAGCCAAAATATTTAGCCTTGAAAAAATAGTTTCTCCTGAGCTTTCTATCCCTCCCAATTCTACCTTTGCTCAACTTTTAACAAACGATGAAGACTATGATGAACCTGATGAAATTATGACTGATTTTTTACCAGATTCCCGTTAACTTTCACTCCGCCTAAAGGCGGGTATTTTACATCCCACGCTTGAAAGACGTGGGCTTTGAATACGGTTATTGTAATGGAAAAAGGTCGATCAGCAAAAAAGGGCAGCAAACCCTTGCCACTATTGGATTGTTTCTCGTTCAAGCTCAAATCCTTTTCCTGTATGCTTTTGAAGCTATTTTTGACTCCTTTTTGTCTAAGTCCCACTACGTTCAACTAAGTCCCACTAACCGTAACCTCCGAATCTTAACTTTATATAAACTTTTGACACAAAAGCCCCTCAACCTTTTATATCATAGGTATTACAAGCCCTAAGATTTCATCTGTCAATGTAAAGATAGACTTAAAGATTTAATTAACCTGATCGGAATGTCCTGAAATGGAAGGACACCCTGGATCAAAATATGCCATTATGGCAACAGGTCTTACGTCCATAGACAGCTTGGTTGAATATCAGAATCCTCTACTTATCTGAAAAGCAATCCCGTTGTCAGACCAAAGTTTTTACTGGATTTCGCTTGACTCTTGTTTGTAGGAGTCTCGATTTTCATGGGGATATTACCCTTCCGAAGAAACTTTGAACCGAAGGCTAGAGAAGCCTAATTTCATATTTCTACGGGTTGTTTCACCGATTGCCAATTCACACTATTTATTCCCTCGCAACAATGCTTAACCCCAACTTTACTGAACGGGAGCGGATGTCCATTCCTAACCCCAAGATTTCTCAGTCCTTATTGATTGCAACCTTAGAAAATTTATTAACACAAATTCAAGCCGATACTACTCATGTTGAAGCTTGGAGTCAAGACTGGCATCTCCACTCGTTTCAACTGGGAGATTGTATTAACAGCTTACCCCTTTCCCCCCAAAAAACTGTTCATACCGAACCTAACCTAAAACCCTTGGTTTACTTGGTGCTTGCAGGTCGCGTCCGACTCCTGGCTGAGGACAAACATCTCAATCGGGAGGTTTCGGTTTTAGTTGTTGAACCCGGTGAAACCTTTGGGGGGGATCAACAGGGATGGGAATACTCCCATTTATCCTATCAAGCGATCGCCACCAATGATGTCATCGTTGCCTCAATTTCCATTGTCGAACTCCAGACCCAGATTAAACAGATTCCGGCGCTACAAACCTATCTACAAACCACCATTGAAAACCGACAACGGTTATTATTTTTCAAAACACAAACAAACTTGCGACGGTTCACCAGTTACCGACTCCAAGAGATTTTATCCAACTGCACCGAACATCACATCAGCGCTGGAACTGCCTTACTGAAGGCGATCCCAACGGAACCTGGACGGTTTTGGCTGTACCAAGGAGAAATTACAGGGGCCGATATTGTTCCCCAAGTGGGCGACAGTTGGGGAGAACTCGATCCCATCCCCCCAGAATGGAGGGCTGCAACGGAGTTAGTCGTGTATCAACTTCCCACAGAAACCTTCCAGACAACATCTGTACAAGGTGGGAAATCCCAGATCCAGAAACAGCAGATAACCGTATCCCCTAAACCTGCAACCGTTAACCCCACCCCGGTTATTGTTCCCCAAACCCCCCAAACCCTCAGCTTTCCCCAACCTAAACGTCAACGAGTCTGGCGAGGATTTTGGCAACGCTATCCCTTTGTCGAACAGCAAAGCTCCTCCGACTGTGGGGTTGCTTGTTTGGCGATGATTAGTCAGTATTGGGGAAAATATTTGAGTATCAATACCCTGCGTAATATTGCGGATGTGGGACGCTCAGGGGTATCTTTAAAAAACCTCACCCTCACCTCAGAACGCTTAGGGTATCAGGCGCGACCTGTACGGGCAAGTTTGAATCGTTTAGAAACTGAAAAAAACCCTTGGATTGCCCACTGGCAGGGGGATCATTATATTGTGGTCTATAAAGTTCGTCGCCATCAAGTGGTGATTGCTGATCCGGCGGAGGGCAAAAAAACCCTCTCTCGTCAGGCATTTTTAACGGGATGGACGGGCTATGCTTTACTATTAGAACCCACCGATCAATTCTATGAACTCAAAGAGCAAAAACGTTCTCTCGGTCGGTTTGCGGGGGTAATTTGGCCTCATCGATTTTTGGGATTACAAATTATTCTGTTATCCCTATTAATTCAGGTATTTGGAATTGTCACTCCGTTATTAACCCAGATTATTTTAGATCGGGTGGTGGTGAATAAAAGCATCACCAGTTTGAATGTATTTGCCTTGGGATTGTTATTGTTTGGGGTGTGGAGTTTAGGCTTATCTTCGATTCGACAATATCTATTGAGTTACTTATCAAATCGCTTAGATTTAACCCTAATTGGGGGGTTTATTTACCACGCTCTACAACTTCCTTTAAAGTTCTTTGAGTCCCGTCGTGTCGGGGATATCATTACCCGCGTTCAAGAAAATCAGAAAATTCAACGGTTTCTCGTCGGTCAAATTTTGTTGTCTGCGTTGAATGTTGTAACCGGGTTTGTGTATTTAGGATTGATGCTTTATTACAACTGGAAACTTACAGTTTTAATTTTAGCAATTGTGCCTTTAATTATCATTTTAACCTTAGCAGCAACGCCAATGTTACGGCATATTTCCCGTCAATTATTTAATGCCGCTGCTGATCAAAATTCAACTTTAGTGGAAATAATGACGGGAATTAATACGGTGAAAGCAGTAGCGGCGGAACCGGAATTGCGGTGGCGTTGGGAAGAACGATTAACTCAACAAATGAATGTTCAGTTTAAAGCTCAGAAATTAGGGATTAATTTGGGATTTATCAGTGGATTAATTAATTCTATTGGCAGTACAGCTTTACTTTGGTTTGGTGTAAATTTGGTGATCCAAGATCAGTTAACAATTGGTCAGTTTGTCGCCTTTAATATGATGCAGGGTTATGTAATTAGTCCGATTCTGGCTTTAGTGGGATTATGGGATGAATTGCAAGAAGTTTTAATTTCAGTTGAACGGTTAAATGATGTGTTTGAACAGGAACCGGAAGAAAGCCCCCAAAAACCGTTAATTATATTACCCCAAATTCAAGGAGAAATTCATTTCGATAACGTTACTTTTCGTTATCAAGAAGATGCAGAAACGAATACTCTGCAAAATCTTTCTTTTAAATTTTCCCCCGGTCAAACTATTGCGATTGTGGGGCGTAGTGGTTCCGGGAAAAGCACCCTAGTTAAATTACTGCAAGGGTTGTATCATCCCACAACCGGACAGATTTATGTTGATGGACATGAAATTCGTCATGTTTCTCCCCCTTCTTTACGTTCACAAATGGGCGTTGTTCCCCAGGACTGTTATTTATTTTCAGGAACGCTTTTAGAGAATATTACTCTGTATCGAGATGAATATAATTTAGATCAGGTGATTGAGGCTGCTAAATTAGCGGAAGTTCATGGGTTTATTCAGAGTTTACCATTAGGATATTATACCAAAGTTGGAGAACGGGGATCAAGTTTATCGGGAGGACAACGGCAGCGAGTTGCGATCGCCAGAGCTTTATTAGGAAGTCCTAGAATTTTAATTTTAGATGAGGCTACCAGTTCTTTAGATACTGAAAGTGAACACCGTTTTCAACGCAATTTAGAACAGATGCAACGCGATCGCACCACGATTATTATTGCCCATCGTCTCTCAACGGTCAGAAGTGCTGATTGTATTCTGGTTTTAGACCGAGGGATTTTAGTAGAAAAAGGAACTCATGAACACCTGATGGCGACTCAAGGACTCTACTACCATTTAGCCCAACAACAACTCGATTTATGAACATGAACAAACCCGAAATAGAAACCTCAAATCGAGACGTGAAGTTTCCCCTGTCTGCTCTGTTCGCAAAACTTCTTAAACAAAGTTGCCAAATTGGCAGTCTCAAATCACAAGTTACCCTAGTATAAATACAGAGGATTCTGATTAAAACCAAAACACTAGCCTAAACGTGGGATCACTTAAACCCTAGATACTGATTTGCGTGCGGTAGTTAGTCGAATAGCACCTGTGATCGGTCGTCGCTTATTGTTAAAAGTCGCGGGCATTGGGGTTAGGACTCATACTGCTACAGAAAACCTTATGGTGAGGTCTTTCCCCCCTATTCCCTGTTCCTTGCTATCACATCGCTGCTTTTCGATTCAACCTAATTTCCTAAAAAACCATTGAGATATCAACTTTTGTTGGCTAGTTTTTACATCAGCTTATGAAACCGCACAAACTGTTTTCCTCTTTCAAGACAAATATTGATCATCACCCAGACCCCCGATTGTCTATAACCACACCGGAGGAATACTTACAGGATCTAGAATTCAGTCTGGAAAAAACAGAACAAACCGATCAGATTTATGGCGGGATAGCGGGTTCTGTTCCCTTTCCCGGACTGACACCTCCCGTAACAGATGTCGCCCCCAAAAAATCTCCCCATCTACCCAATGTTCCGGCTCCAAAAGCAGACTGGTCAAGTGCTTTACAATCTTTACTTGATCAACCGCCAGCGTCTTTTCCTCTGCAATTAATGTTAGGAGGATTTATTTTTTGTGTGGCGTTTGTCGCCTGGGGATATTTTGGAACCGTTGATGAAGTGGGTCAAGCCAGAGGTCAATTAGCACCCCAAGGGAAAGTTTTCAAAATTCATCCCGTTGAGTTAGGAAAAGTTTCTCAAATTCCGATTAAAGAAGGACAAACTGTTAAAAAAGGTGAGGTTTTAGCCGAACTGGATCGACAGATTGCCACGACAGAATTAACGAGATTACAACAACAACTCACCTCTTTTAAAGCTGAACTGACTCAAAAACAAGGCTTAATTGAACGAATTCATTTAGAAGCCCAAACTCAATCGGCGATCGCCAGGGCTCAAATTCAAGCTCAACAGGCGAGTATTGAACGAGTAAAAAGCCAAATTGCCTCGAATCAACGGTTACTAAATCAACTCAATTTTGAAGCCAAAGTAACTCAAGAACGAGTTGAATCTTTACAACCCTTAAAAGCTGAAACTCAAACCCTAATTGAAAAATTACAGGAGGGAGAATTAGCGGCTCAAGAAAGGCTAGAACGGCTACAACCTCTATTAGAAAGTGGCGCTATTTCTAAAGATTTGTTATTTCAAGCTGAACAAAATCTGCGGGATCAACAACGAGCCATTGTTCAAGCGCAATTATCAGAAAAAAATAGTACCCAAGAACAGATTTTTCAAGCGGAACAAACCTTCCGGGATCGACAACGATTAATCACCCAATCTCAAGGAGAATTAAAACAATCTCAAGTTGAAATTGAACGATTGAATGCGGAGTTAGCCCAAAGACAAGCAGAGGCGAAAACAATTCAAGTCGAAACTCAGCAAAAAATTCAACAAACTGAGTTAGAAGTAACGCAGTTACAAGCGCAAATTAAAGACACTCAAAACTTGATCGCAACGGCTGAAGCCAAACTTCAAGAACGATACCTCTATTCCCCTGTTGATGGTATTGTTTCTACCTTGAATGTGTTTAACAAGGGAGAAGTGATTCAACCCGGACAAACCGTTGCTGAAATTACACCCAAAAATGCACCCTTGATTTTAACTGCAAGTCTCCCAAATGACAAAGCCGGATTTGTGAAAACCGGAATGTCGGTTAAAGTCAAATTTGATGCTTATCCTTATCAAAATTATGGGGTGTTTGAAGGGATTGTTAACTCAATTTCACCCGATGCTAAAGTTGATGAAGGAGTTGGCTCTGTTTATAAATTAGAAATTGTGTTAAAAAAGGATTATATTTTGCAACAGGAGCAGAAAATTAAGTTAAAACCTGGACAAACGGCTAGTGCGGATATTATCATTCGTCGTCGTCGAATTCTGGATATTCTGCTTAATCCGATTCTGCAATTGCAGAAAAGTGGCATCGATTTGTAAACACTACTTACAGATTAGGAGTAAAGAAAATGTCAGCATGATAGGGCTTTCCCAGGATTCTGAGGTTAAGTAAAATGAAACTACCCAACCCTGAAAACGCCATTATTGATAGCCAAAAGTTAAAGGGGTATTCTCTGAACCCTTCACACACAGAGGGTCAGCACAAAGCCCGCGTTTTTAGGTCAGCCCTAGACTTGGGAATTGAGGATGTAGAAGTTCTCAAATCTGCTCTTTTGCAAGCGGTCAAAACACCAGATGCCGTTCTCGATAAGCGAAATCAATATGGACAGAAATATGTTATTGATTTCCCAATGACTCACAACGGCAAAACAGCTACAATTCATAGCGTTTAGATTGTGAAAAATGATGAAAACTTTCCGCGTTTAGTTACTTGTTATATCCTCTAAGGAGATTGAATTATGAAACTATTAGATGTTGTTGCTTTACTTGAAGATTTACCCCAATTGGGTCTACATCGAGGTCAGGTTGGCACGATTGTTGAAGTGTACGAACCCTGTGTTTTTGAAGTAGAATTTAGCGACACAACGGGTAAATCTTATGCTTTAGAAACTCTCAAGGGAAGCCAAATAATGATATTACATTATCAACCCTTAGCGGATAGAGAGTTTAAATGCGTAACAGCTTAGTAAGCCATCGCCGTTTTTAAATCACTTAATCCGATTCTGCAATTGCAGAAAAATGGCATCGATTTGTAAAACACTACTTACAGATGAGGAGTAAAGAAAATGTCGGCTCAATATTCCTACAATAACTCGAAAGTTGCTAAAACGATGAGTGAAGAACAATTTGAACAAATCCTAGATGCAATTCTATCAGGAAAATATTCTTGGGCTTGTGTTTTAATTCTGCGTTTTGCTGGGTATAATCCCCTGCATTATATTCCTTATCGGACTTACAACCGACTGACTAAGGATAATAATTCTAATCGTCAGCCTCCAAGTAACAGTGTTTCGGTTCAGTCCAGCATTAAAACTAAGACCTCTGCTAATGTTAATGTTAACCCAATTCGGGACTTAACTTATTTAGAACCCATTCCCGAAGCGGGTCATGGGGTTTCGGGGGGATGTCGGAATTTAGAAGTTCACAAAGGCTTGTCTACCCATTGGACATTTAATTAAACCCCAGATCCCATTTCAATTTGCTGTTGGTCTGAGTTTAAAAAAATTTTTTGAGTCTGTTTTTGACTTTTTTTAAAAAATCCGCTTTTCCACGTCTTTTCATCTTTTACAGTCACCTGTGTTCAAGCAGGTTTTTTTTTGAACATTCTCTAAAAAAAATGCCATAAGTTATTTTTGTTAATTAAAAAGATTTAAACATATTAAACCCTCCCTTTTCCTTAAGAGTAAAGGGAGTATTCAAATTGGGTGACAAGATTGATCAGTTGGGCAAGTCCATTGCTTTTATCTTCAGAGTCTCAAAAGCATAGTCTTCTCCTTTTCCAGAACCAACTTTAATCTTGACTTTATCAAAGCCTAGGTAGTAAACATCAACATCAGCTAGAGGATTTGTGCCAAGAGCAAGGGCTGTTCCTATTCCTGTTGCTTTTGTCACTTTACCTTTATTTTTAATCTCAACATCTGTAATCGCCAACGTGCTCCCAGTCCCGACCGACGCAGAGGCAGTTAATGCCAATAAAGCCCCTCCTAAAATTAACTCGTTTTCACAAATATTTTCCAAGTAGGATAAATCTGCAATCATCATAATTTTTGTGGGAATTAATTATATTTTTATCATACATAATCAAGCTTAAATAGTCAATACTTAAGCTGATATTATTTGTTAATAATTTAATTGTTTTAATTTGAATTAAAAGCTATAAAATATCAACTAAAAGCCATCGAATTATCGTTTTAGTACCTGTTCTAAATTATCGTGAGCTTCCGCCAAGTTGGGATTCATTAAAATAGACTGCTGATAGTAAGCGATCGCCGTTTTTAAATCACCAAGCTGTTTACATTTGCAGCCTAAATCATTGTTTATTGCTGCGTAATGGACTTGTTTTTCGGGGGAAAGTTTACCTTGAATATGAAGGATATTAGCTAAGTTAACCTCCGCTTCAACGCAGTCAGGCTGTAATTTCAGAGCTTTTTGATAGCAGGCGATCGCATCTTCCGATTTGCCTTGCTGTTGCAAAGCATAACCCATATTATTGTGAGCAGCGACAAGATCAGGCTGTAAAACTAAGACTTGATGATAAGCTTCTATTGCCTCAGAAAACCGATCTTGAGCTTGATATAAATTCCCTAAACTCAATAAAGCTTTGATAGAATTAGGCTGAATTTGAAGCAGATCTTTGAGGAGATTTTCAGCACTTTGGTACTCGCCTTTTTGCCGCATCAAAACCCCCAGTCCAAAAAGTGCCTCTGGGTGATTTGACTGAGTTTCCAAAATCTGACGATATCCCTGTTCCGCTTCGGTCAGTTTGTTTTCTCGATGATGCTGAATTGTTAGCCCAAAGGCGGAAGGAAGAATTCTGATATCCAGTTTTCTATTCGGGCTAGTCTTATATTTAGCAACAATATGTTTAATTCGACGCTCTTTAGCTCCAAAATAATACTTGTATTCCTCATTTCCTCTTAAAAAGTCGTAAACTTTAAATCCGTTTTGAATCGCGTATCGAATGGCATTCGCGTGGAGAATTAATCCCGTAGGGATATTGTTAAAGGTTTGATCACGACCTGTAATCACAAATAGCATCGTCTTCTGATGAATATCAATAAAGTTGGCGATCGCACATAAAGGTTTGTCCCCTCTCCAGAGAACCGGAAGATAAAGACAGTTATTCTCAAAACAATGATGTAAAATCTGGCGAATATAAGCCATAATTGGGTCACATTTATCACCTTTTTTCTCTCTCCATTTTGACTCCCATAACCCCAGTAAGATATCAATATGAGAATCCACATTATCTGCGTCTATGTGGGTGATCCGAAACTCGTCAGAACTTTCGATTTTTCTAAAAAAACGCCGGATTTTTTGGCGAGTATTTGCACCGACATTGTTTTGAAGATATTGATCCCAGTCATCTGTTAATAAAACATAAGGAGCAATATAATTATCCGTATTTTCTCCATTATTTAAAATGCGGTGTTGACTGAATTCAAACTGTTTTTCAGAAAAACATTTCAAGAAAAAGAACATCCGTTGATCTGTTTCCAGAATATTTTGGATATCAAAACGAGACCAGACTAATTGCTGCTGGATGTAACTGGCAAAAGCTGGAATTACCTCTTGTTCATAAGCAGGTAAGCTCAGGAATCCCGTGTAATCTGCTACACTATTTCCTGCCATGTAGAGTTGAGTATAACAGCCCCCGTCATCCTGTTGTTCTAGTATCAGTTTTAGAGGAAAAAATGCAACATAAGATGAATCTTTAGCTTCCGGTTTTACCGCTAATATTAACCAGAATTCTGCAACCATCTGCAACCATCCCACTAGCCAAACCCAGGATAAGAAAAAGTTAGCATGAGGATCAGCTTCATATACGAAATCCCAATTTTTTCGGACTTGATTAAAGGTTTGAAAATCGTCAATAATATCAATTTTCATGCCATTCTAATTAATTTTTTCGCTAAAGTCAGATGATTAAATATGGGTTAAATTCAGCGAAATTGAAGTATCAAAACTTGAAGATGAAGCAGTCTCATTTCCTGTTTTTGCATAAGCAATGGCTGTTGCCTTAGATTTACTAGATTTGAGACTACCCACTTTTTTAACCTCTGTTTTGGTATTAGTAATCGTATAAGTCATCTCACCGATAGCACCAGCACCAGCACCAGCTACGGCATATTCAGACCCCGTTGCTGTCATTGTATTTGTACTAGCGAAAACTCTGCGACCACCTAATACAATATTGCTTTCAGTAATGGGTTGTAAATAACTTAAGTCAGAGATGATTAAGAAACTGCTCATATCTACCTCACAAAAAGTTTTAAGCAAACTGAATATATTTGATGATTTACGCGAAATTTCAGGAAAAAACCGGGTACTATTGTCATTCTAATAATAGAGTTAATATCTAGGTTTTTTCTGGCAATATATTAGTTATTAACGATAAAAACCAACGCCAGAAACATAATTTTAGATTCCGACGTTAGTTTATTTTGATAAGTCAATATATTGCTATCAGTTCAAAAAAGCAGTTTATTACCACGGGAAGCTATAGCTATTACCAGTGCCAGAAGTAGAAGTGGCATTAGAGAACGAGGTATGATCGTCAGTAAAGGTGCTAGTGATTGCCTGAGAAGATGTATTATTACCCTCAGCAAGTGCATCTGCTTCAGCACCAGCAAAGTTTCCTTTAACATCAACGGTAGAGGCTAATTTCAGCTTGATTTTCAATTTTTGTTTTGTAGAAGTGTAGGTGCTCTCGCCAAAGTAATAGCCACCTTGAATGTTTTCTTGAGCAGTTTCTAAGTAGTTCAGATCAGAAATAATCATTGGTTTTGTCCTGTTTAGAGTTAGTGTTTTTTGGTTTTCCTCTTACCTAATTTAGATTGCCTTGTGGTCTTTGTGTTGCCATTTTGGCAGAATCTTTATTGGGTAACAGCTTTGTTTTTGTATTATCAATTTATCAAAGTCAACCCAGATTGTCTTGCCATTTTGGCAGAATCTTTTTCTGTTTGGCTGAACAACCTTGTGTTCCTTTGATGTTGTTAATATAGCTAGGCTTTTTTCACCTATGTTGCCATTGTGGCAGATTAATTTTGACGGGTGCGAAAACCCTAGAAACTAGCCTAATCCAATATTATTTATATAAAATCAAAAAAATTATGCTTTTTTACTTTTTTACAAGTTATCTATAAAAAAACTGCCATTTTGGCAACAACGATCTTGATAACTTAGTTACAATCTGATTTGACTGATAAAGTGTTCAAAATTGGTAAATAATACCTAATCTGAAAGTTCTTGAATTTTTGGATTTTTACCACATCAACTTATTTCCTTTCATGGCAAATGAGCAATATTACCAACAGTTCGAGCGATATTCTCGTCATCCTAGATGAGCTTATAAATACAGTATCTCCAACTACCACAATTAACTCCCCCGATGCCAATTTTCAGGGGAGTAGTTCTAGTTCTAGTTCTAGTTCTATTGTCAATGACATCGGTGCGGGAGGAGAAAGTCAAGCTACCACAACTTCCCCAACCGGAGAAGTCCAAAACAGTAGTGAGTCTGTATTTATTCCTGATGCTACTTCTAGTGAAGCGACAGCAACAGCTATTAGTGGTACGGATATATTACCCACGACAGAGACAACCGTAATCCTAGAACCTGATAATAATAATAACGATAATAATTCTAGTTCTAGTATCTTAATTCAGATTAGTCCAGAACCGAATCCTTTGACCTTTGTGGCTTCTGAAATTGAACGCATACCACAACTCGGTAGTATCGAAAATGATCAACTCATTGGTAGCAATGAGAATGACTCAATACTCGGACTTAAAGGCGCCGATAAAATTGAAGGTAGAAATGGAACAGACTTATTACAAGGAAACGAAGGTAATGATACTCTTGATGGAGGAGATGATCAAGATTTTGTTAGAGGGGGAAAAGGCAATGATATCTTAATCGGTGGCAACGGTGATGATATTCTGATTGGTGATCTAGGTCAGGATGAATTAATAGGAGGAGCAGGTGCGGATGTATTCGTTTTAAGCACAAATCCCAATTTCCCCAACACCAACCCGAATTTAGCAGATATAATTACAGACTTTAATGCAGATGAAGCTGATCAGATTGGATTGTCGGAAAACTTAATCGCACAACCGTTAATATTAGAAACCTTTGATTCTGATGCTGATGGTAATCTTGATGCTACCGTAATTAAACTCAGTAGCGATAGTCAATCTGAAGTTCTGGGTGTTGTGTTAGGTACAGTTTCTGACAATGGACAAACAAAATTAACGTCAGCCGATTTTATAGTAATTTCTAACGATCTGCTAATGTTAAGCTAAAAGAGTTGGGATTACCACAAATGATCATGGTTCAACTTTCCAAAGACTTACTTGATGATGAGGAAATTATTGGTTTCCTAAAACGAAATCTGGAATTTAAGGAAGTCTATCAGAAGATATTGTCTCAAAAAGTAATCAATCAAGTTGCTGAGGAAAGAGCAATTACGGTAACGGCTGAAGAAATTCAAACCCAAGCTAACCAAGAACGTTATGAAAAACGCTTAGAAAAGGCGACGGATACCTTAGCTTGGTTAGCTGACCAAATGCTCACTTCCGATGACTGGGAAGCGGGAATTCGAGAACGTCTTTTATCCCAAAAATTAGCAGAATTTTTATTTTCTAAAGAAGTTGAAAAATACTTTATTCAAAATCGCTTGAATTTTGAGCAAGTTTCATTATATCAAATTATTGTTCCTTATGAACGCTTGGCTAGAGAATTATTTTATCAAATAGAAGAAGAAGAAATTAGTTTCTATCATGCCGCCCATTTATATGATATTGACCCTAAACGTCGTGAACAATGCGGATATGAAGGTAAACTGTATCGTTGGGGATTAAAAGCGGATTTTGCAGCAATTGTATTTGGTTCAACTCCCGGAGAAATATTAAGTCCAGTCAAAACTGACCAAGGTTATCATTTAATCTTAGTTGAGGAGTTTATTCAAGCTGAATTAACTCCTCAACGTTATCAAGAGATTCTTCAAAAACTATTTAAAGATTGGTTAGCTAGTGAATTAAATTATCGGCTTTATAACGCTTAAAAATTTGCTTTGACGTTATTTATTAAAGCCTAATAAGATGCACGCTTAAACTAATAAATTAACAAGATTAATCAGATAAATTTGATTTCTTTTTCCAGCCTAATGCTATTCCTAATGCACCCATAATTAATAACCCAATGGATGTTGAAGGTTCAGGTGCTTTGACTATTGTTGAACTGGTTTGATAGGCAATTAATGTCAGGTTTTGACCTTCACTAAGCTGACGAGAATATAATCCTGATAACAAAATATTGACAGAGGCTTGATTTTCTTCAGCGTTTGTCGTTTCCAACAGCGATAATTCAAACCCATTACTTTTCTCTATGGATAAATCATAGTTGTTAGCAGAATTTAATGAGCTATTTAGA is part of the Planktothrix serta PCC 8927 genome and encodes:
- a CDS encoding ABC transporter transmembrane domain-containing protein yields the protein MLNPNFTERERMSIPNPKISQSLLIATLENLLTQIQADTTHVEAWSQDWHLHSFQLGDCINSLPLSPQKTVHTEPNLKPLVYLVLAGRVRLLAEDKHLNREVSVLVVEPGETFGGDQQGWEYSHLSYQAIATNDVIVASISIVELQTQIKQIPALQTYLQTTIENRQRLLFFKTQTNLRRFTSYRLQEILSNCTEHHISAGTALLKAIPTEPGRFWLYQGEITGADIVPQVGDSWGELDPIPPEWRAATELVVYQLPTETFQTTSVQGGKSQIQKQQITVSPKPATVNPTPVIVPQTPQTLSFPQPKRQRVWRGFWQRYPFVEQQSSSDCGVACLAMISQYWGKYLSINTLRNIADVGRSGVSLKNLTLTSERLGYQARPVRASLNRLETEKNPWIAHWQGDHYIVVYKVRRHQVVIADPAEGKKTLSRQAFLTGWTGYALLLEPTDQFYELKEQKRSLGRFAGVIWPHRFLGLQIILLSLLIQVFGIVTPLLTQIILDRVVVNKSITSLNVFALGLLLFGVWSLGLSSIRQYLLSYLSNRLDLTLIGGFIYHALQLPLKFFESRRVGDIITRVQENQKIQRFLVGQILLSALNVVTGFVYLGLMLYYNWKLTVLILAIVPLIIILTLAATPMLRHISRQLFNAAADQNSTLVEIMTGINTVKAVAAEPELRWRWEERLTQQMNVQFKAQKLGINLGFISGLINSIGSTALLWFGVNLVIQDQLTIGQFVAFNMMQGYVISPILALVGLWDELQEVLISVERLNDVFEQEPEESPQKPLIILPQIQGEIHFDNVTFRYQEDAETNTLQNLSFKFSPGQTIAIVGRSGSGKSTLVKLLQGLYHPTTGQIYVDGHEIRHVSPPSLRSQMGVVPQDCYLFSGTLLENITLYRDEYNLDQVIEAAKLAEVHGFIQSLPLGYYTKVGERGSSLSGGQRQRVAIARALLGSPRILILDEATSSLDTESEHRFQRNLEQMQRDRTTIIIAHRLSTVRSADCILVLDRGILVEKGTHEHLMATQGLYYHLAQQQLDL
- a CDS encoding HlyD family efflux transporter periplasmic adaptor subunit; translated protein: MKPHKLFSSFKTNIDHHPDPRLSITTPEEYLQDLEFSLEKTEQTDQIYGGIAGSVPFPGLTPPVTDVAPKKSPHLPNVPAPKADWSSALQSLLDQPPASFPLQLMLGGFIFCVAFVAWGYFGTVDEVGQARGQLAPQGKVFKIHPVELGKVSQIPIKEGQTVKKGEVLAELDRQIATTELTRLQQQLTSFKAELTQKQGLIERIHLEAQTQSAIARAQIQAQQASIERVKSQIASNQRLLNQLNFEAKVTQERVESLQPLKAETQTLIEKLQEGELAAQERLERLQPLLESGAISKDLLFQAEQNLRDQQRAIVQAQLSEKNSTQEQIFQAEQTFRDRQRLITQSQGELKQSQVEIERLNAELAQRQAEAKTIQVETQQKIQQTELEVTQLQAQIKDTQNLIATAEAKLQERYLYSPVDGIVSTLNVFNKGEVIQPGQTVAEITPKNAPLILTASLPNDKAGFVKTGMSVKVKFDAYPYQNYGVFEGIVNSISPDAKVDEGVGSVYKLEIVLKKDYILQQEQKIKLKPGQTASADIIIRRRRILDILLNPILQLQKSGIDL
- a CDS encoding DUF6883 domain-containing protein, whose amino-acid sequence is MKLPNPENAIIDSQKLKGYSLNPSHTEGQHKARVFRSALDLGIEDVEVLKSALLQAVKTPDAVLDKRNQYGQKYVIDFPMTHNGKTATIHSV
- a CDS encoding DUF4926 domain-containing protein; this translates as MKLLDVVALLEDLPQLGLHRGQVGTIVEVYEPCVFEVEFSDTTGKSYALETLKGSQIMILHYQPLADREFKCVTA
- a CDS encoding HetP family heterocyst commitment protein — its product is MSAQYSYNNSKVAKTMSEEQFEQILDAILSGKYSWACVLILRFAGYNPLHYIPYRTYNRLTKDNNSNRQPPSNSVSVQSSIKTKTSANVNVNPIRDLTYLEPIPEAGHGVSGGCRNLEVHKGLSTHWTFN